GCCTGTCCGAACTGGACGACGCGGCCCTGGCCACGGCGGTGGAGGACACGAACGTGTTCGCGCGCGTGGCCCCCGAACACAAGCTGCGCCTGGTGCGCGCGCTCCAGGCCCAGGGACACGTGGTGGCGATGACGGGCGACGGCGTCAACGACGCGCCCGCGCTCAAGCAGGCGAACATCGGCGTGGCCATGGGCATCACCGGCACGGCGGTGTCCCGCGAGGCCTCCGACCTGGTGCTGACGGACGACCACTTCGCCACCATCGTCTCCGCCGTGGAGGAGGGCCGCCGCGTCTACGACAACCTCATCAAGTCCCTGGCCTTCGTGCTGCCCACCAACCTGGGGCTCGCCCTCATCCTCCTGCTGGGCGTGGCCTTCTTCCCCATCCAGCAGGTGGGCGGCGTGCACGTCCCGCTGATGGTCATGCGCCCCACGCAGCTGCTGTGGATCAACCTGGTGGCCACCGTCACGCTGGCGCTGCCCCTGGCCTTCGAGGCCCGCGAGCGCCACGTCATGTGCCGGCCGCCCCGCGCCCCCGACGCGCCGGTGCTCAACCGGTTCGTGGTGATGCGCACCGGGCTCGTCGCGCTGCTGATGGCCGCGGGCGCCATCGGCCTGTTCCTCTGGGACTTCAACCGACAGGCCGGGACCCGCGACGCCCTGGCCGAGGCCCAGACGATGGCGGTCAACACCGTCATCAGCTTTCAAATCTTCTACCTGTTGCTGTGCCGCACGCTGAGCGGCTCCGTGCGGGAGGTGGGCCTGTTCAGCAACCGCACCGTCTTCGTGGGCATCGCCACGCTGGTGCTGCTCCAGGCCGCCTTCATGTACGTGCCCTTCTTCCAGCGCCTCTTCGGCACCGCGCCGCTGTCGCCCGTGGACATCGCCCGCTCCGTGCTGGTGGGCGCCGGGGTGCTGCCCATCGTGGGGCTGGAGAAGTGGCTGCGCTCGCGAGGCGGACGCCGCTCCGGACAGAAGGCGGCCTTCCCACACGGCCGGGCCCGGCTGCCCGCCTGAGCCTCGCGCCGCGCACCCCCAGCAGGGGGCCCGGCACGCGCCCGCGCGCCCCCCGCCCCACCGCGCCCTGGCCTGCTCGCCGTGGCTACCTTCAAGGCAACCCCTACGTGGAGGGCTTCCCATGACCATCGCCTGCGCCACCCTGCTCTCCGACGCGTCCCGCCGCGCCTCCGAAACGGCGGTCCTCCTCGCCCGGCGGATGGGCGTCTCCCTGTGCCTGGTCCACGTGCTGCCCGGCAACGCGGTGCGGACGCTCGGGCAGCCCATCTGGGAGGCCACCCAGGCCGCGCTGCTGGAGGAGGGCCGGCGGCTGGAGGAGCTGGGCGGCGTGACCGTGGAGCGGGTGCTGCTGACAGGCGAGCCGGAGCGGGCCCTGGCGGAGCTCGTGGAGAAGCGCGGCCTCCAGGCGGTGGTGGCCGCCGCGCCGCGAAAGGACACGCCCTTCATGGGTTTGGGCGGCACCCTGGACCGGATGGCGCAGGCCCTGGAGGTGCCCTTCCTGGTGGTCCGCGATGGGACGGCGCTGGAGGCCTGGGCGCGCGGCGAGCGCCCCCTGCGGGTGATGCTGGGGGTGGACCGCTCGCGGCCGTTCGAGGTCGCGCGCGACTGGGTAAAGGGACTGGCGCGGTTCGGGCCGCTGGACGTGCTGGGCGGCCGGGTGTTCTGGGTCTCCGAGGAGGCGGAGCGCCTGGGGCTGGTGCATCCGCACAGCTACAAGGACGTGTCGGACGAGCTGCGCGAAGCCCTCGTGCGGGAGGTGTCCATGCAGTTGGAGCCGCTGCGCATGGAGGGCGTGACGGTGCGCGTGCGGCTGGAGCCGGGCCTGGGCCGCATCGCGGACCACCTGGTCGCGATGGCCTCCGATGAGCAGGTGGACCTGCTGGTGGTGGGCACGCACCATCGCAAGGCGCTCGCGCGGCTGTGGAGTGTTTCGCACCACGCGCGGCGACTGGCCACCATGTCGGTGGTGAGCGTGCCCGTGGCCGCCCCCGAGCTGGGCCAGGAGGAGGAGCTCCCCCGCGTGCGCTCGGTGCTGGCGACCACGGACTTCCTGGCGGCGGGGGACCGCGCCATCGCGTACGCCTTCGCGCTGACGCCGCCGGGGGGCACGGTGCACCTGCTGCACGTCGCACCCGCCCGCGCGACGCCGGAGCAGCTCCAGGAGGCTCGGCGCCAGTTGGAGCTGCGCGTGCCCCGCGCGGAGAAGGCGGGGACCCACCGGGTGGAGCTGTCGGTGCTGACCGGGGACGACGTGGCGGGCGTCATCACCCAGGCCGCCGAGCGCCATTGCGTAGACCTGCTCTGCCTGGGCACGCACGGCCGGGGCGGCGTGAGCCGGGTGGTGCTGGGTTCGGTGGCCCAGCAGGTGATGGCGCGCAGCGACCGGCCCACGGTGACGGTGCGCATGCCGCGCGCATGAGCGGACAGGCAGCGGCGCGTTGCATCCCGTCCTGGCGCTTCCGAGCTTCTGTGGGGAAGGCCTCCCTTCCCGCGCAGTCGCGCCAGGAGCAGACCCATGCGAGCAACCGTGTTTCGGGGCATCAACCAGGTGGGCGTGGAGGACGTCGACCGGCCGAAGGCCGGCGTGGGAGAGGCCGTCGTCCGGGTGACGCTCACCACCATCTGCGGCACCGACGTGCACATCGTCAAGGGCGAGTTCCCGGTGAAGCCGGGCCTGACGGTGGGCCATGAGATGGTGGGCGTCATCGACGAGCTGGGCGAGGGCGTCACCGGCTACCGGGTGGGCGAACGCGTGCTGGTGGGCGCCATCACGCCGTGCGGCCAGTGCCGGGGGTGCCTGGGCGGTCACCCGGCCCAGTGCGGACACGGCACCGGCATGGAGGCGGCGGGCGGATGGCGCCTGGGCAACACGATGAACGGCGTGCAGGCGGAGTACGTGCGCGTGCCCTTCGCGCAGGCCAACCTGGCGCCCATCCCGGACGGGCTGACGGATGAGCAGGTGCTGCTGCTGGCGGACATCGCGTCCACCGGCTTCAGCGGCGCGGAGTCCGGCGGAGTGCGCATCGGGGACGCGGTGGTGGTCTTCGCGCAGGGCCCCATCGGGTTGTGCGCGTCCGTGGGGGCGCGGCTCATGGGCGCGTCGCTCGTCATCGGCGTGGACGGGGACGAGACGCGGCTGGCCATGGCGGGCAAGCTGGGCGTGGACGTGGCGCTCGACTTCCGCGAACAGGACGTGGTGGCGGCGGTGAAGCGCATCACTGGCGGCGGGGTGGACGTGGCCATCGAGGCACTGGGCACGCAGCAGACCTTCGAGAGCGCGCTGCGCACGTTGAACCCCGGCGGCACGCTGTCCAGCCTGGGCGTGTACTCCGGCAAGCTGCAGCTGCCCTACGACGCGTTCGCCGCGGGGCTGGGCGACCACCGCATCGTCACCACGCTCTGCCCGGGCGGAAAGGAGCGCATGCGGCGGCTCATGGAGGTGGTGCGCACGAAGCGCGTGGACCTCACGCCGCTGTTCACGCACCGCTTCGCGCTCAAGGACATCCGCGACGCCTACGAGCTCTTCAGCCAGCGCAAGGATGGCGTGCTCAAGGTCGCCATCCACCCCTGACCAGCCCCCCCCGCCGATGCGCGCCGGAATATGCGCGCGGTCCGGCGTAATCCCCTGCGAAGGCGGCATTTACCGCTCGACCTCCTCCGGGGTACTCCCATGGCGCAGCACCTCCTCCGATTCTCGCGGCTCCTCCCGGTCCTGGCAGCGTCCGTGCTGGCCGCCTGTGGTGGAGAGGACGACCCCGGCGACGACAACCCTCCCGGAGAGACCTGCGTCCGGGACGTCACCGGGAAGCAGACCGCGGCGACGACCTGGTCGCCGGGGGACGACGGCTGCGCCTACGTGGTGGAGGACGTCGTGGAGGTGAGCGGGGCGCTGACCATCGCTCCCGGGACGGTGGTCCGCTTCGGGCCGGAGGCGGGCCTGCTCATCACGGAGACGGGCTCCCTCAACGCGGTGGGCACCGAAGCCAGTCCCATCACCTTCACCGGGACGACGCAGACGCCGGGCTTCTGGAAGGGGCTCGCGTTCAAGTCCAACAACCCCGCCAACGTGCTGGAGCACGTGGTCATCTCCTACGCGGGCAGCGAGGACCCCTTCTGCTGCGACCTCTTCTACGGCCCCGGCGGCAGGCTGGATGCGCGGGCCGCCGTGCTACTGGGCTCCAACTCGCGGAGTGCCGCCACCACGGTGCGCATCGCGAACACGACGATTGAGAAGAGCGGCACGCAGGGCCTCTTCGCCTTCAACAAGGCCCGGCTTCCCGGCTTCTCGCAGAACCTCTTCCGGGGCAACCTGGGCGCTCCCGTCACCGTGAGCATGTCCCTGGTGGGCGCGCTGGACAGCGCGACCGTCTACTCCGGCAACAGCGCGACCAGCCCCCAGGCCAACGGTGACAACACCGTCCACGTCCTGGCGGCGCCGGCGTCGGACTCCGGGGGAACCCAGACGCTGCGCAAGCTGGACGTGCCCTACGGCATCGCCACCGGCCTGCCGGACACGACCGTCTCCTACACCGGCGCGCTCACCATCGACCCGGGCGTCCGGCTCCAGTTCGAGGCGCAGTCCGGCCTGCGCATTGAACAGGATGGTTCGCTGGTGGCGCGGGGCACGGCGGCGGAGCCCATCGTCTTCACCGGCAGGACCGAGACGACGGGCTTCTGGAAGGGCCTCTCCTTCCGCTCCTCCAGCGGCAACAACGTCATCGCCTTCGCGCAGGTGAGCCACGGCGGTTCGGACACGTTCTGCTGCGACGCCTTCACGGGCGCAGGGGACATCGTCGCCAACATCTCCGTGGGCGGCGCGGTCGACTCCTCCGGACTGGGCCGGCTCCAGCTCACCGACACCGTCATCTCCGGGAGCCCCGCGTATGGCGTCTTCGTCTTCAAGAAGGCCACCTTCAGCGAGAGCGGCAACACGTACAGCGACAACAACCAGGACTTCGCACGCGAAAACTGAGGCGGTGCCTCCAACGCCGCTTCACCCGCCGCGCGCTGTCCCTGGAGGACGGCGCGCGGCGGTCGATTTCGCGGGCGGCTACTGGGGGGAAAATTGCCCGTTCACGACGCCCTGAAGGTACCCGTCCCCGGAGTTCTCTCTTGCGACGACTCTCGCCACGCCTTGCATGGAGTAGGGCTGGAGGACCGGATATCCGTCTGCGTCATTGATGACCGAAAGGACGCCCAGTTCAAGTTGGAGGCGCGCTGGAGCCCCGGGCGCTCCCAGTTCGATGAAAGGCAGGTACATCACGCCCCCGGGCTGCGTGCGGTAGAGCTGAAGGTGCATCGAGTTCCCATTCATGGAAGGAACAAGCTGCTTCAGGAGGAGTTCGGACGCCCCGCCAAACTGGGCAGTGATGGGGGAGGTCTCCACACTCACCATCCCCCAGGAGCGGTCCACCACCGCGGACTCGTAGCTGATGACGAACGGGACCGTGGTTCCCGCCAACTCCGCGAAGATTTCCGATTCACCCGGGGCAAGCGGATCGAACGTGATGCTGCCGGAAATCCAACCCCCGTGGTCCACGCGGAAGCCCACATCCGCGGTGCCATCTCCCTCCACCTTGAAGAGGAAGCGCACCGGACGCGTCTCTCCCTCCCCCAGGGTGAACGACATCGGGTTCGGAGAAACGAGTGTGGCGGGCACCGTCTGGCCGGGAGCATCCGTGCGCTCGACATGCCATGGGCCGGTCATCTGGATTGAATAGAGGCCGGCCATCAGCGGCGTGCTCACCGAGTCCACTGTTGTATCGGTGAGGGTGACGGACTGCGGCCCCGTGATGACGAACGTCGCCCCCACGAGCTTGTAGCTCCGCCCCGCGGTCGTCGTTGAGAGCAGGGGCAGCTCCAGCAATCCCTCACCCGGCAGCAGGGTGGGATTGGCTGGCATGGACGACGAACCGCAGGCGACTACAAGCAGCGCAATCGCTGCTACGAAACCCTTCAAGACTCGCATGAACTCCCCCTCTGGAAGGCGGGGACGATAGGGTTTTGGACGTTTCAGCGTCAAGCCGAGTGGACCCGCACGCGCAATAACAGTCAGACCCACGCATGGCGTGTACCCGACTCGCGACGCTTTCCTGGATTGCATCCCTGCGGGCCCCGCGCAGGCTGGGTGCATGAATGACCCCACCGCTCCCAAGACGGCCGACCTCTGTGACGCCCACGCCGGCACCGCGCACTTCCAGGTCGCCGAGCCGGGCTTCCTGGACTACGGCGGCCGCCGTGACTTCCAGGGTCCCATCAGCACCGTGCGGGCCCCGGAAGACAACTCACTCGTGCGCAAGGCCTTGGAGGAGCCCGGCCAGGGCCGCGTGCTGGTGGTGGATGGCGGGGGCAGCCGCCGGTGCGCACTGGTGGGGGATCAGCTCGCCGAACTCGCGCGGAAGAACGGCTGGGCGGGCGTCGTGGTGAACGGCTGCATCCGCGACGCGGAGGAGGTGGGCCGCACCGCCATCGGCGTGAAGGCGCTGGGCACCCATCCGCTGAAGAGCGGCAAGCGCGGCGAGGGCCAGCGCGACGTGGAGGTGCGCTTCGCCGGGGTGAGCTTCATCCCGGGCCATCACCTCTACGCGGACGCGGACGGCATCGTCACCGCCGCGAAGGCGCTGTCCTGACCTTCGCGGGCTTCGTGCTCCCCGGCCACACCGAGCGCAGCGTCCCGGCGATGGCGCGCAGCGCCTCCGCCCTGGGGTGGCCCTGGCGCCACGCCAGCACCAGGGTCCTTCCCGGCACCGGCGGGGCGAAGGGCCGCACCACGAGCTGCCCCTGCCGGTTCTCCCGGGACACCGCGAGCTGGGGCAGGAGCGTGACGCTGCCGGACGCCATCACCATCTGCGCCAGCGTCGTCAGGCTGGTGGCCCGGAAGTCCACCTCGCGCGCGCCCACCCGCGTGCACAGCGCCAGCGTCTGGCTGCGGAAGCAGTGCCCGTCCTCCAGCAGCAGCACGTCCTCGTCGTCCAGGTCGCGCAGCCGCACCTCCTTCTTGCGCTCCAGCGGGTGCCCCGGCGGCGCGGCGACGACGAAGGGGTCCTCCGCGATGATCTCGTGCTCCATCGCCTGGCCCTGCTCCGCGTCCAGCGCCAGCAGCGCCGCGTCCAGCCTGCCCTCGTCCATGTCCCGCACCAGCACCGCCGTCTTCTCCTCGCGCAGCCGCAGGCGCAGCTTCGGGTAGCGCTTCACCAGCGCCGGCACCACCTCCGGCAGCACGTAGGGCGCCACCGTCGGGATGGCCCCCAGGTGCAGCGGGCCGGCGAACGGGTCCCCCATCCCCTCCGCCGCCTTCAGGAGATGCTCCGCCTCCGTCAGCACCCGCCGGGCCCGGGCCACCAGCGCCGTGCCCGCGGGCGTGGGCATCACCCGGCGCGCGTTCCGTTCGAACAGCTTCACGCCGAGCACCGCCTCCAGCTGCTGGATTTGAGCGCTCAGGGCCGGCTGGGAGACGTGGCACCGCTCGGCCGCCCGCCGGAAGCCCAGCGTGTCCGCCACCGCCACCAGGTATTCGAGCTGCCGCAGGGTGATGTCGTTGAGAGAGGCCATGGACCCTCCTGGAGCCGATAGGCAGGGCCTATCACTCCCATCCAAACGATGTCTTGGCCTGATTCACGGGCGCGGCCTACTGTTCCCCCCGTTGAAGTCCCCTGAAGCCTTCGCGAAGGAGAGTCCATGTCGTCCAAGCGCCCCACCCTGACCACCGAAGCGGGAGCCCCGGTCTCCGACAACCAGCACTCGCAGACGGCGGGCCCCGGCGGCCCGGTGCTGCTCCAGGACCACCACCTGCTGGAGAAGCTGGCCCGGTTCAACCGCGAGCGCATCCCGGAGCGCGTGGTGCACGCGGTGGGCTCCGGCGCCTACGGGACCTTCGAGGTGACGTCGAAGGAGGTGTCGCGCTACACGCGCATGAAGCTCTTCAGCGACGTGGGCAAGAAGACGGAGGCGTTCCTGCGCTTCTCCACCGTGGCGGGCTCCAAGGGCGCGCCGGACACGGCCCGCGACCCGCGCGGCTTCGCGGTGCGCTTCTACACGGAGGACGGCAACTGGGACCTCGTGGGCAACAACACGCCGGTGTTCTTCCTGCGCGACGGCATCAAGTTCCCGGACTTCATCCACTCGCAGAAGTACGACCCGTACACGAACTGCCAGGAGCCCGACAACGTCTGGGACTTCTTCTCCTACTCGCCAGAGGCCACGCACCAGTTCACCTGGCTCTTCGGTGACCGGGGCATCCCCGCGAGCCTGCGGCACATGGATGGTTTTGGCTCCCACACCTTCCAGTGGGTGAACGCGCAGGGCGAGCGCTTCTGGGTGAAGTTCCACTTCAAGACCGACCAGGGCATCCGTACCTTCACCACGCCGGAGGCGGAGGTCGTCGGGGGCAAGGACCCGCAGCACCACCAGCGCGACCTGTACCAGGCCATCGACCGGGGCGAGTTCCCCTCGTGGACGCTGAAGGTCCAGGTGATGCCGGAGGCGGAGGCCGTCAACTACCGCTTCAACCCGTTCGACCTCACCAAGGTGTGGCCCCACAAGGACTACCCGTTGATGGAGGTGGGCCGGCTCACGCTGAACCGCAACCCGGAGAACTTCTTCGCGGAGGTGGAGCAGGCGGCCCTGGACCCGGCGAACTTCGTGCCCGGCATCGGCCCGTCGCCGGACCGGATGCTCCAGGCGCGCCTGTTCGCCTACGGCGACGCGCACCGCTACCGGCTGGGCATCAACGGCACGCAGCTGCCGGTGAACTCGCCCCGGGGGGTGAAGGGCGGCGCGCGCAACTACGGCCGCGACGGCGCCATGCGCTTCGACGGCAACGGCGGGCGCGGCCCCAACTACGAGCCGAACAGCTTCAACGGCCCGGCGCAGACGGAGGAGGCGTCCGGCCTGGGCTACACGGTCAGCGGCCTGACGGGCACCTACGTCCACGGCAAGCACGCGGAGGACAACGACTTCGTGCAGGCCGGCGACCTGTACCGACTGATGACCGAGCCACAGAAGCAGCGACTGGTGGAGAACATCTCCGGCAGCCTCGCGCAGGTGAGTCAGGAGGACATCATCGTCCGCGCCATCTCCCACTTCCGCGCCGCGGATGAGGAGTACGGTGCCCGCATCGCCACCGCCGTGCAGCAGCTGCGCCGCGCGCGCTGAGTCCGAAAGGAACACCGCCCATGAATCCGCCCACCGACCCGAAGAATCCCCCCACCCCTCCTGGCGCGGACGCTGACGACGCCGCCCTGATGGAGCTGGCGCGGGGCGCTTTCACGCTCGCGCGCGCGGGGGATGCCCAGCAGCTGGGCGGGCTGCTCGACGCCGGGCTCCCGGTGGGCCTGCGCAACGAGCGGGGGGACTCGCTGTTGATGCTGGCCAGCTACCACGGCCACGCGGAGGCCACCCGCGTGCTCCTGGAGCGTGGCGCGGATCCGGAGCTGACCAACGACGCCGGACAGACGCCGCTCGCGGGGGCCGCCTTCAAGGGCAACACCGCCATCGCCGCGCTGCTGCTGGACCGGGGCGCGCGCGTGGACGGCGCGGGCAGGGATGGGCGCACGGCGCTGATGTTCGCGGCCATGTTCGACAAGCTGGAGATGCTGGAGCTGCTGCTCCAGCGCGGCGCGAAGCAGGACCAGCGGGACGCGGACGGGCGCACGGCCCTGGACTACGCCCGGTCCATGGGCGCCGCGCGCACGACCGCCCGACTGGAGTCCTGACGTCGGCGTGGGTCCGGACGGCCCGGCCCGGGAGGCGCCTCCCGGGCCCGGGCTTCACGCGTTCGTGTGGCCCCAGGTGCCCGCCTCCGGCCGGCCATCCGACTCCGTGTCCAGGGGCGAGTCCTCCACCAGCGAGGTGACGCTGTCGACGATGTGCTCCGCGTCGATGCCGGCCGCGCTCAGCAGCTCGTCGGGCTTGCCGGAGCCGGGCAGCTTCTTCACCGCCAGGCGCACCACGGTGGGCAGCCGCGCGCGCTCGCCCGTGAAGGCCTCCAGCACCGCGTCCCCCAGGCCGCCCTCGGACCAGTGGTCCTCCACGACCAGGATGCGGCCCTGCGTTTCGCGCGCGGCCTTGCGCAGCGTCTTCACGTCCACGGGCTTCACCGAATAGAGGTCGATGACGCGCACCTGGACGCCGTCCTCCTTCAGCAGCGCGTACGCCTTGAGCGCCTCGTGCAGCGTGATGCCGGCGCCCACCACCGTCGCCACGTCCTGGTCGGACTGGCGCAGCACCTTGCACCCGCCAATGGGGAACTCCTCCGACGCGGGGTAGAGCACCGGCGTCTTCTCCCGCGTGCTGCGCAGGTAGGTGATGCCCTGGCACTCCACCAGCTGCGCCAGCAGCTTCGCGGTCTGGTTGGCGTCGCTCGGGTAGACCACGGTGCTGCCCCCCACCGCGCGCATCATGGCCAGGTCCTCCAGTGCCATCTGGGAGGGCCCGTCCTCGCCAATGGACACCCCCGCGTGGCTGCCGCACAGGTGCACCGTGGCGTTGGAGAGGGCCGCCATGCGGATCTGATCGTACGCGCGCGACAGGAAGGCCGCGAAGGTGCTCACGAAGGCGCGCTTGCCCAGCACCGCCATGCCCACCGCGGTGGACACCATGTTCTGCTCGGCGATGTACATCTCGAAGTAGCGCTGGGGGTGGGCCTTCTTGAACTCCTGCGAGTAGGTGGAGTTGGAGACCTCCGCGTCCAGCGCCACCACGTCCGGGCGCGCGGTGCCCAGCGCCAGGAGCGCGTCGCCGTAGGCCTTGCGCGTGGCCTCCTTCTGACCGACCTCGTACATGGGCAGCTTCAGCGCGGAGGCCGCGTCCTGGCCGGAGGGGCGCATCGCGTCCGGCTTCTTCACCTGGATGCGCACGTCGCGCTCGCCGCCCAGCTCCTGGATGGCCTCCTTCGCCTTGTCCTCCGGGAGCGGCTTGCCGTGCCAGCCGGGCTGGTTGGCGATGAGCGAGTAGCCCTGGCCCTTCTGCGTCTTGAAGACGATGCAGGTGGGCTGGCCCCTCTTGCCCTGGGCCTCGGTGAAGGCCCGGTCGATGGCCTCCAGGTCATGCCCGTCCACGGCCACCGCGTGCCAGCCGAAGGCCCGGGCGCGGGCGAGGTACGCGTCCGCGTCCCAGCCCAGCTCCGTCTCCGTGCTCTGGCCCAGCCGGTTCATGTCGATGAGGGCGCACAGGTTGTCGAGCTGGTAGTGGCCCGCCTTGTCGAAGGCCTCCCACACGGAGCCTTCGGCGGTCTCGCTGTCCCCCATCAGCACGTAGGTGCGGAAGGGCAGCCGGTCCAACCTCGCGGCCAGCGCCATGCCCACGCCAATGGCCAGCCCCTGCCCCAGCGAGCCGGTGGCCACGTCCACGAGCGGCAGGACGTGTGGATTGGGGTGGCCCTCCAGCCGGCTGCCGAACTGGCGCAGCGTCATCAATTCCGTGTCGTCGATGGCGCCCGCCGCCTTG
This region of Corallococcus soli genomic DNA includes:
- a CDS encoding catalase, which gives rise to MSSKRPTLTTEAGAPVSDNQHSQTAGPGGPVLLQDHHLLEKLARFNRERIPERVVHAVGSGAYGTFEVTSKEVSRYTRMKLFSDVGKKTEAFLRFSTVAGSKGAPDTARDPRGFAVRFYTEDGNWDLVGNNTPVFFLRDGIKFPDFIHSQKYDPYTNCQEPDNVWDFFSYSPEATHQFTWLFGDRGIPASLRHMDGFGSHTFQWVNAQGERFWVKFHFKTDQGIRTFTTPEAEVVGGKDPQHHQRDLYQAIDRGEFPSWTLKVQVMPEAEAVNYRFNPFDLTKVWPHKDYPLMEVGRLTLNRNPENFFAEVEQAALDPANFVPGIGPSPDRMLQARLFAYGDAHRYRLGINGTQLPVNSPRGVKGGARNYGRDGAMRFDGNGGRGPNYEPNSFNGPAQTEEASGLGYTVSGLTGTYVHGKHAEDNDFVQAGDLYRLMTEPQKQRLVENISGSLAQVSQEDIIVRAISHFRAADEEYGARIATAVQQLRRAR
- a CDS encoding LysR substrate-binding domain-containing protein, producing the protein MASLNDITLRQLEYLVAVADTLGFRRAAERCHVSQPALSAQIQQLEAVLGVKLFERNARRVMPTPAGTALVARARRVLTEAEHLLKAAEGMGDPFAGPLHLGAIPTVAPYVLPEVVPALVKRYPKLRLRLREEKTAVLVRDMDEGRLDAALLALDAEQGQAMEHEIIAEDPFVVAAPPGHPLERKKEVRLRDLDDEDVLLLEDGHCFRSQTLALCTRVGAREVDFRATSLTTLAQMVMASGSVTLLPQLAVSRENRQGQLVVRPFAPPVPGRTLVLAWRQGHPRAEALRAIAGTLRSVWPGSTKPAKVRTAPSRR
- a CDS encoding universal stress protein — protein: MTIACATLLSDASRRASETAVLLARRMGVSLCLVHVLPGNAVRTLGQPIWEATQAALLEEGRRLEELGGVTVERVLLTGEPERALAELVEKRGLQAVVAAAPRKDTPFMGLGGTLDRMAQALEVPFLVVRDGTALEAWARGERPLRVMLGVDRSRPFEVARDWVKGLARFGPLDVLGGRVFWVSEEAERLGLVHPHSYKDVSDELREALVREVSMQLEPLRMEGVTVRVRLEPGLGRIADHLVAMASDEQVDLLVVGTHHRKALARLWSVSHHARRLATMSVVSVPVAAPELGQEEELPRVRSVLATTDFLAAGDRAIAYAFALTPPGGTVHLLHVAPARATPEQLQEARRQLELRVPRAEKAGTHRVELSVLTGDDVAGVITQAAERHCVDLLCLGTHGRGGVSRVVLGSVAQQVMARSDRPTVTVRMPRA
- a CDS encoding zinc-binding dehydrogenase → MRATVFRGINQVGVEDVDRPKAGVGEAVVRVTLTTICGTDVHIVKGEFPVKPGLTVGHEMVGVIDELGEGVTGYRVGERVLVGAITPCGQCRGCLGGHPAQCGHGTGMEAAGGWRLGNTMNGVQAEYVRVPFAQANLAPIPDGLTDEQVLLLADIASTGFSGAESGGVRIGDAVVVFAQGPIGLCASVGARLMGASLVIGVDGDETRLAMAGKLGVDVALDFREQDVVAAVKRITGGGVDVAIEALGTQQTFESALRTLNPGGTLSSLGVYSGKLQLPYDAFAAGLGDHRIVTTLCPGGKERMRRLMEVVRTKRVDLTPLFTHRFALKDIRDAYELFSQRKDGVLKVAIHP
- a CDS encoding ankyrin repeat domain-containing protein; this encodes MNPPTDPKNPPTPPGADADDAALMELARGAFTLARAGDAQQLGGLLDAGLPVGLRNERGDSLLMLASYHGHAEATRVLLERGADPELTNDAGQTPLAGAAFKGNTAIAALLLDRGARVDGAGRDGRTALMFAAMFDKLEMLELLLQRGAKQDQRDADGRTALDYARSMGAARTTARLES
- the rraA gene encoding ribonuclease E activity regulator RraA, producing the protein MNDPTAPKTADLCDAHAGTAHFQVAEPGFLDYGGRRDFQGPISTVRAPEDNSLVRKALEEPGQGRVLVVDGGGSRRCALVGDQLAELARKNGWAGVVVNGCIRDAEEVGRTAIGVKALGTHPLKSGKRGEGQRDVEVRFAGVSFIPGHHLYADADGIVTAAKALS
- a CDS encoding transketolase — its product is MADTLADLAAQLRIDSIRCTTAAGSGHPSSSMSAADIVAVLFQKHLRFDFQQPKAPNNDRFVLSKGHACPVLYSAFKAAGAIDDTELMTLRQFGSRLEGHPNPHVLPLVDVATGSLGQGLAIGVGMALAARLDRLPFRTYVLMGDSETAEGSVWEAFDKAGHYQLDNLCALIDMNRLGQSTETELGWDADAYLARARAFGWHAVAVDGHDLEAIDRAFTEAQGKRGQPTCIVFKTQKGQGYSLIANQPGWHGKPLPEDKAKEAIQELGGERDVRIQVKKPDAMRPSGQDAASALKLPMYEVGQKEATRKAYGDALLALGTARPDVVALDAEVSNSTYSQEFKKAHPQRYFEMYIAEQNMVSTAVGMAVLGKRAFVSTFAAFLSRAYDQIRMAALSNATVHLCGSHAGVSIGEDGPSQMALEDLAMMRAVGGSTVVYPSDANQTAKLLAQLVECQGITYLRSTREKTPVLYPASEEFPIGGCKVLRQSDQDVATVVGAGITLHEALKAYALLKEDGVQVRVIDLYSVKPVDVKTLRKAARETQGRILVVEDHWSEGGLGDAVLEAFTGERARLPTVVRLAVKKLPGSGKPDELLSAAGIDAEHIVDSVTSLVEDSPLDTESDGRPEAGTWGHTNA